In Notolabrus celidotus isolate fNotCel1 chromosome 5, fNotCel1.pri, whole genome shotgun sequence, the genomic window CTTTGAGAAGGGTGAGGgagaagataaaaaaacaagcgCTCATGACACCCAGAATGATCACGCCAGAGATGAGTGCGCTGGTCACGGTGTTCATATGAAACGCTGGGGCTTTGAGATGAGCTGgagaagcacaaacacaaacaaaccactGTTAAATGACTTGCTCTTATATTAATGCCACACAAAGAAAATTATGTTGTTGTGAAGGGCATTTCTCATTGAATTTTAtagactttttttcttgtttaatgaGCAAAATCACACAACTGCCGGTGTCTGAGACACTTCTAACTTCACAGTGCAAAACAGCAGGAGTCAAATAAATGATCAATAGCCTGGGGAAAGAAGAATCCAGTGTAACAGCAGGGATGGCTATTTCCCACTGGCACTAGAcgataagaaaacaaacagaaagtaatTACAAACTCTAGTTTTTGAATCACAGAAACAACTGATGCACTTTGTTTCTATTGAAAAGCCTCTCTTTGCCCACAACTTTCTTTAATGCTGCCTTACACTTGCTCCCTCTGCCTGTGTTAATATTTGGGCTTTCTGGAGTCATTCAATGTGATTAATTGAAGTGCTCTTACACAGTAGAAAAAGACTGTGGAAAAAATAGCACTTACTACTACACTTGCTAATAGTGTTAACAAGAATTGCCTTGAACCTGAATGCTCTCACTATtaaaagtatatattttttatatattgaaTGCCACATTAAAAGACTAGAGGATGTGAAGACTTACCCAGCTGAGAGTTGTTGGTTGGTGTCTCATCTGTGTAAAAAGGGGGTAATTTAAGGTTAACAGTGATGCACTGTGTTTGGTACAgagtttttttatatattgaaACAGcatgatgtttatttctgtgggAAAAAAGTCAACAGGATGCCTGCATGTGGTAGCcacacctgcaaaaaaaaaaggctaaaaatgCTAACCAGACCTGCAAAGAGCTACCAAGGGCTACAAAGGCTAACCAGAACTGCACAAGCTAAGCTGACCTACAGAAGCTAACCAGGGCTTCCAAAGAGTAACTAGACCAGTATGTGCTAGCCAAATCTCGAATCATAAGCCAACCAGCCTTACTTCTTTTAAGGAAATACACACCCCTTGCCAGATCAAGCTCTTACTAACATCGGGTACCCTGTTAAAATAAAtttttcctcacagcagcttttaacAAGTTGTGAATGTGTCTGAAATCTTCTCAAAAAAGATCCCTTGTATTGTTTCAAAGGATAGACAAAGCCACTGCTGTTTCTGAGTGTTAAACCTGAGGTACAATAAACAAGGCTCTGTAGACATTAACTGTGCTGCTGGATAATGTTGGGCAGAAGAGGTTTTGGAGGGAAATAGAATTTGAGactttgagaaaaaacagaagcatACCACTCCGAGTGATGATTGGCCCAGCAGTGAGCACAGCGTTCCCAGATGCAGCGTTCGACTCTGTCCTCTCCAGTACATCTCTCTTTTTCCTGCTTCCGCAGATCTAAAAAAGTGGAAGAGAGGGTCcagggtaaaaaaacaaacaaaaaaacttccTTACGGCTCCCACTTCCTCgtgttaagaaaataaaaatgcacacagtCAATGGTGAATATGACAGACTAATGTTGCCTTTTCATATCCTCTcagaaatcagaatcaggatCTTGTAATGAAtagaaatgtattatttaagCTACTACTGCAATTTTCAGCACTCAGCCACCTCCTGCTAAGAGAGAACTAAGTTGAAAATAGTTTCATTTTTCAGATCACAATCTTGCTAGACAGTGTCATTTCTCCcccaccaaccaatcaaaatcaagagcAGGTTAGGAATTTCTAATATCAAAATTGTCAGCAACAATGATGGAGGACCCATGACTAGTTAATCCTGGGGGTCACTGATAACCACATAGTTTCTGACCAACTATTTCAAAATGCTCCAAAATCATTCAGATGCAACTCTTGCACCAGTTGTGATACTCTCCATTTCCTAACACCCAGACTCATTATTCCAGGGTGAAATTTCCACTTCTAAAACTGCTGCTAAGACAACTTCTTCTGATTCccagaataaaaaaactaatattAAGCACAGAGAGCATTTAAAGCTGACTTAACCATCACTGCAGGATGTTTTCAGCTGGTTGAGGTGGAACGAGTTTAGATAATATACTTTCTGGTAGTTACATTcattaataaaaacactgtagaCAACAGGATAGAATAGATAATGTGTTGTATCTGAAAGCACTTTATCTGTTAATTAACTAAAGACTATAGTAATCATCTCAGTGCTCGGTTAAAACAAACGGTAAATCTAAACACTAAGGTAAAGCTCCTGTTACTTTAGGACTGTACTGTTGAACTGTAGTGAGAATGTACACTGtggcccctttcacacatgcattcCACCCCTTAACATTTCTGGACATGGGTGCTGCACGTGAGAATATAATGTCTGTAACTAGTGACCCAGATATGAATTGGACTTAAACCTACAAGACACATGTACAAAGCCCTTATATGGTCAGGGTCAGCcaatgtgtgaacacagcaggtcATATTTGAAGTGTTCATAGTGAGGGAGTGGTCGAGTACACAGTTCAGCGAGTACAGAGTTTCACTATCTTGCTCTCTACTGCTTGCTTCAGCTGCCTGTATTATGCGttacttttatatttaactCCAAACCAAAGGGGGTACTTTGAGGTTGAGAACAGGTCACACAGAGTCTCCTGCAATTATATAATATGTCAGGACCTGATTGAGCTGACTTTGTAAGAGAAAACTCCAAAATATCCCTGTTTCCATGTTTTAGTGACTAGAGCTTCTTTGACTACATTCATAAGCCTTCTAACAAATGTGTGCAAGACTCTACAATCCTTGATGCTCGATTTGTGCTTCAGATCCTTTATTTTTTCTATGTGTTTGGCTGTgcacattactttttaaatgtggtCCTGAACTGTGACCCACATGCAGAGAAGAACGACAAGAAGGATGTCTGATGCAGCATGGTATTTACACAAGTAAACATAGAGGCCACCAAAGTAACTGTGGTTCACTGTTTGATGTTGAAACTGTTGAGCAGGGGAAGCTGGTGAATCTATgcgaaggaggaggaggaactaCCTCCATCACTGCTCAAACTCAAACAATGAGGGAGGAGCTGTCTCTCCTGCCTGTGCAGAGCTGTAATGACTGTCATCCAAGAGTGATGTTGCACCCAGCCTGgatgttcaaactgaggttatgCTATCTACCTGAACATTTATGGAGgtggccaaaatctgatttgaaaagacTAGATTCAAGGCGGCCTGTGCTGTTCCAACTATCActaaaaaatcagatctgagtCAAGCATCAATCACAGATTTGGATCCCtcttgcctgcagtgtgaatgtAGTCTCTACCACATGCTTCCCTCACAAGATGAAGCTTGAGATGTGCATCGGATAGATACTGACAAAATATGTGACTTGTATGTTATCCTGTCATGTTAAATGTAAAGGCATCCTTATTGTCTCACTGGCACGAGCATGGGACAGTCATCTGCTCGACACAGCTTGGTGACACAGTGCAGGAAGACCGTGGACATCTTCTGGTTCTTGTGCTTTACAAAGCGGAACACTTCGAAGGAGAAACGGCCCATTTGGCTCTTCCCGTTTTCAAAGACGGTGGTCTGGGGGTCTTTTTCACAGCTggcaaaaggagaaaaaaaaagaatggttaatgagaagagaaagagaaccaCAACCGACAAAATCAGAGATCTTCTTTCATGTTTGAGTTACCTAAAGAAAAGATCATAGCGGAGGTCATCGTTTGGGTTTCCAGAGGGTGTAGTGTAACAGTAGTCCATCAGAATATTCCATCTATTAGTCAAGAAGGAGTGAGAATGAAACACATCCACCAATGATATGataaccactttttttttcatacactGGAGACACAGTTGTAATCCAAGAGGAGCCCACAAACATGATCGACCAGCCAAGAAATCCACATCTAACCCTATGGTCTAACCCCTTTTCAAAACCAAATCTGTCCAACTGAAGTGAGCTAAAGGTACATTTTGAAGCAACATGCAAATGATTTCTGTCTCTGAACCCCTTCAGAGTCAGAGACTATGTCACAGTTCATGAGATTGGTCAGAAATTACCCAAGCTCAGAGACAGATTTCAATCTAAGAGCAGAGATTACTTGGTGCAGACCTCCTCAATTTATACAATCATTAGCAGAAAAAGAGATGAAGGAAAGGTCGCACCCTGATCCTTTCAAAGTCCTCTGCTCAAACACAGAGTGGGTGCATCTCTCTTTACATCGTGGTGTACTAATCAAATTATTTCGATTACAGCACTCCAACAACTTTGCAGAAGACAAATGATAGTCAACACCATACAGAGATGTCATAATGTGCTGTGTCTTGAAAAGCTCCAAATTAAACGCTGTAATTTGGGTCAAAAGGGAGCACGGGCTGCTGGTGACCACGTCAGCCAAAAGGGCGATTTATTGACACATACCTTCGGTCTAGGTTAGAAGCTCTCACAGCTGCAAACACCCTCGTCTTCAGGGTGAGGCCTGCCATGGGGATGGAAAGCTGCTGGACGTATGTTGAGTCCTGGACACAAACCATCATGGTagttttatgtgtttgtaaCATGACTAGGTACAAGTTTTGTTTTCTAGCGTTGTCTACATGTCAATATCCCAGGTAAAGTAACACATATTTGGACTCACATTGTACAGCAGAAGATTCAACGTGCTGATGAAGGTACCATTGCTGTCCTTCACTGAGATTGCAGCTGCTGACCTTCATGAAAAAGAGACCAAAGTTGCCAAAACCATAAAAAGAAGATTCTGTGAGCAGAGACGATTCCCTTCAATGTATGAATCCTGTTTTTCTAAGATCAGTTTAAATATGTTAAACATGGAAATCACCATGTGAGACTCACGAGGCCAGCTGTGTGTTGTTGACCAGGTACTCCAGAGGGTAACTGCAGCTGAACTTGTACAGCAGACCTGGCAGGTAGCTGATGATGGCAGGGGGGTCCGGTGTGTCGATGTAGCCTGAAATATTTCCAATCTGCACCAGCGACAGGTTCCCGTAAGCGTTGGGTCCTTGAGCTGTGGAGACCTTAACAAAACAACCCAAGTAGGAAATGCTTCCTTATTACCTTCATCTCAGTCTACATAGATCAGAGTTGATAACATCAGTGAGTATACTACAGTTAATGCATCACAGTAACCCATCTTTTGATCCCTTTTCTTTTGAAACAAAACCCCCACCATCAAGCTTTACTCAGCAAACTATCAATCTTCCCTGTAGACAATTTTATCTTACAGCTGTCTCTTCGCAGGGATAAACTGGAGCTGGACTTCTGTCCCATTCAGAATAAAGAAAGCGTGTCATCATCAAAACAGGGAAACTGTGAATGAGACAACTGACTGAATGAACATCAGATCTTAATCCTCACACACTGCCGGGAGTTTCgcttttattttaagatttcatCCTCAGCTTGTGTTTGCTGTGCTCTAATCAATTAAGATACAAAATCTAATGTTGCAGCAGAGTGAGCCAAGACAACATGtcatttgatgttttctttttctccttctctctgactcACAACATAAACCTCACTGTCCCAACTCTTAAAGAAACAATGCTTTCTTGTTTCCTTTTATGATACTTCATAAAAGCTACATGTAAAAATACAAATCTGACACATCTTAATAAACTACATTCATTAACTGCTCAATATTCATAACACTAGGAGACTACTTTCAGGCGATGCTTACCACCAGGGCGTTGCCACAGGACTCCAGTGTTGCCAGACTGATGCTAAAGATGACAACAGTAGGAAAAGTGTTGTTATTGATGAATCCGCGGCAGTGGGCATCTCCGTGGCGGCCATTGAGCGCCAGGTCAGAGTCAGTGTAGCCAGAGAACAGAACAGGGCAGAAGTTGATCTTAAGCGTGATGGTCTGCACTCCACAGTACACACTGATATCTCTTTCCGCTgcaagacacacgcacacaatgaGTCACATTACATTTAGTGACGTTGACTAAATTTATCAGAATTATCAAATATTCAGGAATGAAGCTTGTTTCTGAGATCTAGATCTTTCCAGTGAATCTgaggcagaagtataaatctgaGTTTGATTTTCTCACCTGGGAAGCGGCTGTGAAAGTTGCCGTCACAGTTGTATCCATTGAATTGAGCTTCAACTGATAAGGCCTTACTAAATATTAAAAGAATCAAAAGTATATGTTCCATATCAGCACCTGGAGAGGAACAAGAGATCACATCAAGTCAGTACCCTTCATGTGTCAtttcacagaaaacagcaacaagaggtaaaaaaaaaaaaaaagaataaaaaagaaagtgaaatcaATCATTTAGTTGTGTTAACACTGCATGGAAAACCCTGAGCTAATCTTCTGCAAGTGCTCGGATGTCAGAGAGGAATATCTCCGCAGAAGACTTCAGAGATCTGCTCACAGACCTGACTTCAGAGAAGCGGACCAAGCATGCCAAactgaatcaaagcaaacacatgttgcactgaaTTATTATAGACCACTTTAAAGTAAGAAGACATGATGCTGAGTTATGTCCTCCTTGCAGTGTAATCTTTTATCTCATCACAAACAGCTCATTGTCCTTTGAAAATCTCTTATCGCATAATCCTTGTCATTTCCAGAGAGAGGCTCTCTATAGTGTGGAATCATCTAAATTCAAGGAGTAATTGCATCAAATTAGTTGAAGTGTCTGAAGCTCTGGCAGCAGACGGTGGCGTTCCAGACGGCCAGAGCAAGAcaggcagaggagaagaagaaccaCTCACCCTGGTTCCTGAAAGCCAGCAAGTCAGCGGTTCTCCATAAGCCTGGGACAGACGGTGGAATGGTCCCCACAGCATCCCTACCTGACAACTAGAAACAGGACTCAGAAGCAGGGGGGGAAAAGGGATCCAACACATAAGAGATTCATTATTTGAACATGTCAACAAAAAAGGGCTGTCCAGAGCTAACATGGGAAAGTCCATCAAATCTGAATGTGTTATACAAATCCTTTCACGTTTGCAGAAACATGAGCAGGTTTTGAAGTTTCCCACTCATATCCTTTTGGCCCAAACTGGCTGTGTCACTGCTCACAAATGGTTTGACGCCGCATGAGGTCCAGCGGCTGTGGAGGGGGGAATTATCTTTTCATCGCTCCAGTGGCCCTGGCTTGCTGACTGAGCCGTTCCTTTCTCCCTGGGCTGGTTGGGGACTGGAGAGCCCACCAAGCGGGCCTTTGGCCCTGGGAATCCACACTCTTCATGCTTTGTGTGCAGGAGTCTTCAGTCAGCACAGCAGCAGGCAATCTGCTCGGTGGGGCTGCGTGCTGCTGCCGGCCCTGTACCTGatacctcaaactttgattcctGGTCACAGGACTCCCACTACATAGAAAGAGTAAAGAAAGAGGAAGCAAAGTTCGTGGAGTTTCATGGGATTATCTGGACCTTACTGTCCAAGCTTCCATATGGACTGCTGTATATGTGATGGGCTCACTGCAGAGCGACTCAGACAGAGGACAAACAGGGATCCTGAGAATAGGAAATGTGAGATGCAAAGGACACTGTAGAGGCTAAATTCTCACTTTTGGACCAATGGATGGAAAACAGAAGAGCACTTGTCTGGTTTCTCTCTTCTGacagtttgaaaaaaacaacatgtattTTTCTACTCAACAGATATCTGTCATCACTGAAATCATTCCTCTAGTGAAGGTTATATAGTTTTGGTCTTTGTGTCCAGCTCTGCTCAGCTTTCACACTACAAACACCTGAAAACcaaagtgttgttgtttaagTATTTTGCATTTCTTCTGAAATGATTAAGTGGTTAATGAGGTGTGTTCTGCTCTTACCTTGTTTGTTTCACTAATGAAGAATATCTTTGGTGCTCATCAGCTCAAAGCCATTCTGAATTAAGATCAACTTCACTGTCCGAGGGCTTTCGGGCAGCATCTGTGACCCACCTGTCCACCAGGGTCCTCCTGTATGAAACCTCTTGTTGCAGCTGGCAACACAAACTAGTGGTTAGTAGTGACCCTACCCAGCTTGACACATTCACTGGGGTTCCTTTGCTGCTCTGAAAGTCACCTGAAGAGCTGTGTAGGATAATGAGCGCTGCACATTCAGATAAATCATAATTATGAGAAACTTGGTTTAGAAACAGGAGATAGTCCATGGCGACCCTACAGACTGATAGTCATCTAGAGTGCCCCAGGACTTCATTTATCCCCATCTCATTTGATTGTGTTCCTGATCCAGTTGGTCTTATCAGTTGGCAAGCATCTTAATCCGTAAAACACTGCAGCCATGGAGTCCAAGGAGCACAAACAGACTGATTACACTCAGGTGTACTTATGGCCAAACTTTTAGTACTCATTGAAGAGTAAGTTAAAGCATATCTATAACCTTTCTGCCACTTATGTTCATAGCAAGTCGTCTGAAAGGACATCTATAGATTCATTGGGTGGTATATTTTGTTTCAAAAATCGAACAGGgtccttttcatgttttttactTGATATTTTCACATGTAAGATGTATATGAGTCATATTTAAATCCTTTGCTATTTCTGCATCTATTTTATCCCTGAATCACTTCTTGTCAAGAGACATAATCATTTTTTATCCTGTGTGCATGGCCTGAGCCAAATGTGATGCATTTAGTGTTTTAGCACAAAATGGTGCCAAAGTAAAGGCCTCAGAGTAAATCTGGTGCATTGCCCATCTTGTCCTGGTTATGACTCCTTTACTTTCTGCAGATGCCAAAGTATGAAAGTCTTTATTTTGCTCCATTTAATGTATTGAATGTGTAATACTCTCTTGTCCTGTGCTGTCCATGGAAGGTCATCACAACACATACATGTTCATGGACTCTCAGTTGTGATTGGGATCCGGGTTACACAGTAGACACATTGTGTAAGAAACATCATTTAGAACAAGAGCAGCAGGTATCAGTGATTTATATATTACGCCTAGCAAGGTCCAAAATGCATTGTATCTCCTCCTTTGCATAAATGCTAAATGTATAGCCTGGACTTCACTGTTGGTccatttgtctgttttctaaaTGTAAACACTTTGAAGAGCTTTTACTGTTATTTACTGATAATTTGCTGACAGATTTAATAATGATGCTTGGTGGTTCTGGATTGGCTCTTCTGCTCAACCACTTAATGCACACTCAGGTATGGACAAATCACTGTGCACTTGCTTCACTCAAAGTTTATCTTGTGCCAGGAGAGTACTTACTCTGAAGCAGGAGCTAAAAAGGTTCCTTAAACAGGGTTCTAGGAACTAAAATAGTTCCTGCAGTGCAgaattaataaaaagaaaaccctcccctctttttttcttcctacaGTTCCTATAATTATGAATATTATCCAGATTCTCCGATTGGAACT contains:
- the zpld1a gene encoding LOW QUALITY PROTEIN: zona pellucida-like domain-containing protein 1a (The sequence of the model RefSeq protein was modified relative to this genomic sequence to represent the inferred CDS: inserted 2 bases in 2 codons), with protein sequence MNLLCVGSLFPPCXLSPVSSCXGRDAVGTIPPSVPGLWRTADLLAFRNQGADMEHILLILLIFSKALSVEAQFNGYNCDGNFHSRFPAERDISVYCGVQTITLKINFCPVLFSGYTDSDLALNGRHGDAHCRGFINNNTFPTVVIFSISLATLESCGNALVVSTAQGPNAYGNLSLVQIGNISGYIDTPDPPAIISYLPGLLYKFSCSYPLEYLVNNTQLASSAAAISVKDSNGTFISTLNLLLYNDSTYVQQLSIPMAGLTLKTRVFAAVRASNLDRRWNILMDYCYTTPSGNPNDDLRYDLFFSCEKDPQTTVFENGKSQMGRFSFEVFRFVKHKNQKMSTVFLHCVTKLCRADDCPMLVPICGSRKKRDVLERTESNAASGNAVLTAGPIITRSDETPTNNSQLAHLKAPAFHMNTVTSALISGVIILGVMSACFFIFSLTLLKGKSAPISTLSGTRNPAFN